The following is a genomic window from Prunus persica cultivar Lovell chromosome G7, Prunus_persica_NCBIv2, whole genome shotgun sequence.
AACAACTTTAGTACTCAACATGGAGTCTGAagattgaaaaatatttaggCCTAAAAAACGCCATACTTTCATACTAATTACTCATTGTAAGCAATATAATCATAGCCCATAAGGGTCAAATACAACATAAAAACAGGGGCAGATTACTACAGTAAGAAACTTTATGCTTTAGAGAAAACAATTAAGATCAACATACATTTGAAGAAGTGACACGTCTAGGGACCATGGAGCCTCCAATCTGAACGAGCCCATCAGTAGTGAACAATGTGACTCTCTCCTCAGCAACCCATTCAATTTCTGTCAAAcatgaaaacccaaaaatattaaaatgaaaCCCAAAAGATCAAACAGTAAAACAGTGAAAGAACACATACAATGCTAAATGTTAAATTAATAACCCAATTGCTTGgaaatgatattttatttttttagataTGAACATGATGTAAAGAAGGGTACCTACCGGAGTCATTGGACCAAGGAAAGAAGCCGAAGATATCGTCGGGTAAGGAATTCGACGAATCGGAGGAGGATTTGGCGCGAAACCGGAGAAGGCGAGATGGGCAAGGATGGGACTTTGGGGATTTCGGAGGGAAAGCGgcggagagagaagagaaagatgagtCCTTGGCGCGAGAGAAGGagggaaaggaagagaaaggtGAGAAGCAAAGAGCAGCCGAGGTTTCAGCCATTGAAAAGAGGAAATTGCAGAGAGAGAAacggagaagaaaagaaggaaatgacatgaaagaaggaaaaaggaaagggaaaggAGGCGAGTTTGACGCCACATGTGGAGGATGGCCACGTGTAACAACCGAACGTTTAATTAGTTGCTAACTTGTTCACATGCCACATTGTTGGATAGGAAGGAAGCGTCAAAGTTCAAAACTCGATCTCATCGTCGTGTGCGACAGATGTTAgtatttaaattgtataatttattaGGAGGGGATCGAACTCAAATATAcaagaattaaaatattattttgaccaACTAACCTAACTAACATATgcatataaaattttgaagttcGATAAATATTTTAGTTAGATTCGCAAAAGCACATTAATATGTCACGTGTTTAATCTCTTTCCTataatttacaattttataCAAGCTAATATTACTGTATTAGTGGCATAGATTCTGCAATAGGGATTGAAACCTTATTATTCTAATGTGGAAGGGTTGAGAATCTGAGATGAAGTTTGTTGGATCTATTCAATAACGACGGGACGGGTTTGATTATGTCTTTTGTGCTTTGTTCTTATCAATTACAGTATCATTCATGTCTTTTCGTTAGTAAAGTGGCTTTCCTAATGTTTTCTACAACATTGTGATGGGGTTATTATTTGGATTGATATGGTTGACTTGTTTATTAATCCTAAGCATGATTGTGCTTCGATGGGTCCTAAATtaacacaatttttttaatacatgtaTGACTTATTGTTGTCGAAATAATGAGACAACATATATGAATACAAGGAGACTATTTTctctaaaaaattatatatactcTCACATTACAACCAAACCACGTTAAACAACTGTTATAGATTAAGGAGCCAAGCCATGCTATATCACAACTAACCCTCAAACTCCATGAATCATGGAGGAAGGAGAGGGGCAAGAAAACGTACAGATAGCAGCTGTAAGAAAGAAGCTCATAAGCTTATATTATTTCATCACAATATAACCTAACAGCCCAATCTAGTATCTTAGTAGGCCTAGCGACATCTCAGCCCACAGTTTATATTGGGTACACAGAGGCAGGCAAGCGAGGTTTGGCTTGTGCAAGCAAAGGGCTAGCCTTCTTCAAGTAAATCTGATCCTCAGTGAAGTCAATCTTGTCCACATCTGGTGGCAAGCTCCATGAAAACCCTTGCAGGAGCCTTGCAAGGAGCATCACAACAATGGTGGAGCCGAGCCCAACGCCCATGCAGCCTCTCCTTCCAGTAGAGAAGGAAACGAACCTCAGGTCATTCTCTTCCAGGTCAACTTGTTGGTTAACAGCTCTATTCAGATGGCGTTCTGGGTTGAATCTCAATGGCTGTTCCCACACTCTAGGGTTGCGCCCAAGCTCTAAGCGGCTTAAGATGACATTGCTGCCCTTTGGGATGAGGTAGCCTGCCACTTCAGCATCTGCGATGGACACGTGGGGGAGGTTGAATGGTCCAACTGGATGCAACCTCATAACTTCTTTTGCACATGCCCTTATGTAAGGGAGGTGAGGGACATGGGATTCTTGAACAAGAGTCTTTTTTCCCACTACCCTATCTAGTTCCTCTTCTGCCTTTTTTAGCATCTCAGGTTGGTTGAGCATTTCTGTTAGAGCCCACTCTGCTACATTGAATGGACTGTCCACTGTTGAGAGCTGCAGCTCCTGATCATCCACAAGATATTTATGATTAgtcgggttttttttttttggtactaattaatatttatgtttaacatCATCCAAAAATTCTTTTTAGATTCAGAATGAAGCATTTATTGGGTGTAGTGTTTAATATATCATCCACATATACTTATGCAATGATGAACATCTTTCATCTTGATTCAAAGTCTCACAACATAACatataagtattttatatGTTACTAAATTTACGATAAGATAAATATATAGTATAACAATAGATTGTTTACCGTGGTTTGCGCTTTGATCTCTTCATCTGATAataagggttgtccatttgcATCTTTGAGTGAGATGAAAACATCAAGCAGGTCATCAGGCTCATTCCTCTTGCCATCTCTCCATTCTTGTAACCTCTCATTCACAATAGGCTCTTGGTGCTTCTTGACAATGTTCATAGCCTTCCTTACCTTTTTCTCGTGCCCATCGATGTCAAAAATTCTAAGCCAAGGAAGATAATCAGATAAGCAGAATGCATAGGCATAAGTGAGCAAAGTAAGAAGCGCAGAGacatgttcttcttcttcaacaccAGGCCCTCCATCCTCCCTCCCTTTGCCAAAGTACGTTCTGTTGAAAATCATCTTTCTCATGATACTTCCTGAGTAAAACTGGGCTGCAATTCTCACATTCACCACTGCACCATTTTGATTGGCTGAGCATTGGTTATACAGAAACTTAACCAGGTTATCGGCTTCTTCGTTTCTCTTACCAAGTAGCCAATGAACCCTAGACGGGTTGAACGCGTCAGCAACCAAAACCCTTCTCATTTTCCTCCACTGGTCTCCCCAAGGCCCAACCACTGTGGTCAAGTACCCGCTACTTAAAGTTTTAGTGGCCATTGTGACGGGTCTCGATGCGAAAACTgcatcatttttcttcaaaaattccCTGGCAATTTCTGGTGAAGTTACTGGGATGACATGAACATTTCCTAGGCGTATGCAGGCAATGTCAGTGTTGAGTTTTTTCATGAGGCTGTGGATCCATCTGTGTGCTGGTCTGTTCCTCCACATTTCGGGCAAACAACCCACAATTGGCCATGGGCTTGGCCCTGGAGGGAGAGGCACGACTGGGACGCTATTTttgttgtgggttttgagtacgAATTTGAcaagaaacataaaaataatgaaagcaaGGGAAAGAGCAATTGGAGACGTGACTTCAGAATCTAAGAACAAATAAGGCAACGACATCTCAAACCCTATTGATTAATGTGCTGCTGCTGAGCTTGTTATTGCAATGTTCTTGTTATATAAAGTGCCTTGGGCTTTCTGTGTTTGGTGTGAATTAGGCTATTAAAGACATGACTGCTCGACAGAAAATTGCATGCCTGAGAGAAGTTGGTAGAGATTTATGTCTAGCTAGATGGAATGATATGAGAATTTTGAACATATGCAGAGCAACCTCAAACTGGTTTGGATCCTAGCTACCTGCCTTTTCAAATTACTTCAATTAGGCATATTTTTCCAACCCAATGAATGGACTTGACAAAACCCGAATTCCGATCAAGtgggtttttgggtttgttacGTTGGATTATTAGTTTGATTTGTTTGCTACTTCAGTACGTGTTAAGTTCTTTGTGAGGTGTAGATTTGAGATGATGTTTATACGGTTACAATTAGGGAGGCACTGTCACTAAAAACGAAGGGCAAGTAGTTATCTTTTCAAAGTAACtaatttagttttcttgacaTTTGGATAGGTGGTCAATGATTTTGCATACTACTCACTATTAATTGAATGTAATTTTGACTATCGATTTAAATATgattaataaaatcctaaattACTATGGCTGACACATAAACAGTCAGTTTTTATTATAATGTTGTAATTGTAACCcaaatcaataaaatattacACTTAATTTAAGTTTCAAGACACCACTTGTAgctttctattaaaaaatcaaattaaagcTTTTTATTTAGGGGGTTGATTTTTCCACTCCtcttttatccacttacactcttTTTGTTAGAAATTATATGTTCCCACTCctcttttgtccacttacactcatttttttgttatagtaaaaactattaaaaaacaaaaaagagtgtAAATGGATAAAAAGAAAGTGGAAAGATCACCCCCCTTTATttaatactagcctctctgcacgcgcttctgcgcctgcgagatgcttttttttttttaaaatttaaatttattttagaattaaaaaagataatggatagttgtgttccataaaaataggatccattatctgaattttcttttaattttaatttttttaatatgaaaaattgtgaatttaccatattatcctcatttaattaataatttcaattcttaatgtttgcattaaccaagggcattttttggtattttgaatgtttcatcattctctgccttttgctttatatatagactagcctctctgcacgcgcttccgcgcttgcgagaggttttttaaaaaaaataagtaaatttattttagaattaaaaaagataatgggttagttgtgttccataaaaataggatccattatctgccttttctttttcttttaatttttttaaatatgaaaaagtgtgaatttaccatattatcctcatttaattaataatttgaattcttaatgtttgcattaaccaagggcattttctggtattttgaatgtttcaccattctctgccttttgatttatatatatagatacaccgaCAATTGATGTTTAGGTTTCAACCCAGGGctgtgattattttttttttggattttttttcgttttttcaTGTCTATTTGGACAAAGAATTTGAAAGAAGGTGaggatttttagttttgggATAATTGATGaataatttggtttgattattgtttggttaattaatcaagttcTTGATATGTTTTACTTGGATTATACTTCTGTTTTTTCACATGTCTGAAATGATGGAGACAGATGTGGGAGTGACCAAGAATGACTCAAGAATACAAAATAGAAATCGTAATTAATCAATTGAAATAATGATTAAAATGGTTTCCTAACTATTGCTCCAGTATCATTTTGatccaccaactaaaattttcatttgaaccaTCCTTAAACTCTTCATTTTGTATCAAGATGGTCCATCCATGACAAATTCTGTCATTTCTGATCATGCGATGGCCACGTGACTAAGTTTTGAAGGGTATATGCGACTTTTTGAGAAGCTCAATCATTCAGAAGCAAAATACCTATAGTTTGGTCGATGTTTCTCTCATTTTAGTCGATTACCATGGACTAAAAGGGATTCTTATGCAATTTGCTGAATTGGTCGATGCTGTAGTAGTGTGCGAGTCGCTGAATTGGTGAAGTTAGTGTATAATTTTAGTGTTAATTTTGGAGTTCGAATTTGGGagttagggttagggtttgattttggggattttggGAAATTCACTACTTGTTGATAATGGAGTTCGAATTTAGTTAGGGTGGAAAGACTCCCATATACGGTAAGGGCTTCTGTAATgcattttatattgtttttgtttggaaatGGATGAGTTGGCTTTGTCTAGAAGTGTGGTTTCTTTATGTGTAAAAGATTCCTTTTTCGTGTTCGactttttggttgttttatgTTTAAAGTAAGGGTAAAGGGATCGTTTTCCTGTATTTGGATTTGGCGTTTGCTACATTGACTGCATAATATGTTTTTAAATGTCCGTGGTCCCTTGCTTGTCTGCTTCACACCCAACTCAATAATTTTTGTCCTTAGcattaacaaaaaaactatGACTTTAAATTAACATAttgttgtttcaattttgcaGCTACCAGTGGAATGTGCACTCTAGAATTACATCATGGGGGCTTGTTTGAAAATGAGGTTTATAAAAAGGGTAAGGTTTGTTATTTAGACAATGTTGTAGAGGATTTTCTGTCCTTATTAGATTTAATGAAAATTGGGAGAAGTCTTGGGTATGATGTTGGCATTTCTCAAGTTGAGCAAAGTCTGGAAATTAAGTGTAGAAATGTTGAGGTGGATTGGAGCTTGTTACATCAGATGCTATAGTGGTTGAAATGGTTGGTTACATACCATCCAATAAGGTTGTTGTGTTATACTATAGTGAGATTGAAATTTGTAATGGAGTTAGAAGTCAAGCATTTGTTCAGTGGCCTACTTggtggccaaaacgacgttcCTCGCTCCTCCCCTGACCCTGAGCCTGGGCTCGCTAAACCACTAGATACATTTATGTAGAGTCGAAGAAATTGATGCCGGACAGGAAAGCTTGGTCGAGGAGGCTAAAAGACTCCGGAAACGTGTTTTGCTTGCCGAACGTCATTGTCCCTGCGCGAAGaatgaatttatatttgaggATGAGAGGGAGGGCGAAATAATCAGACTCAGAGTCGGTAAGATTGTAGGCGAGGTTGAAGAGAGGCACCGCCATTGCTTCGCCTGAGAAGCTCTTTGAGTTTGTCAATTATGAGTGGAACGGGAaggagaaaaatcaaagtattTGCTATATCGGCGTAAGTTTGGTGGATTTTCAGGGTTtggaaaagataaaaacagaACCTAGTTACTATCTAAGTGTTCGAAAAATCGTCCaacaaatattaataaaataaaaaaaaattcggcATAGGCGGCCTAGGCGGGTtgggtccttttttttattttttttaaaatttttttcctGACTTTAAATTAAACTTAGTCTTGGAGGGATAtggagaggaggaggaagagttAGATTTAGAGGCCCAGCTTAGATTTAGAGGCCCAGCTTTGAATCAATGCCTGTTAAAGCAGATGCATCAGTGTGGAAAGCCTTGCTCAATGCTTGTCAACTTCATTCTGCCACGAAGTTAGCTGGAGCCATATATATGCTGCAGCAGGTCTATGGATGGAGGTCAGGCAGATAAGAACACGGCTCAGGGAAAAGGGTTTAGAAAAGCCTCCTGGAGTAAGTTGAATTGTTCTTAAAAGCCAGGTCCATTGTTTCGTTGCCGGAGACACATCACACCTTCAATCAGACATAATTTATGCAAGTTTAAATTCTTTGTTAACCTTGATAAAAGAAAGTGGGTACATTCCTGATCTTCGATTGGTTTTGCGTGACGAAGAGGGTTAGGTTGAAAGTGGGGTCATAATCTTCAGTTTTGCATACTGCTAAGGGTTGGGAACCTTTTAATGATCACTAAGAACTCAAAAAGGCTCTGTGATGGGTTCCATTGATTATTGTGTCTGTCATTGTTGGAAGGGAAgaacatgaaattttttgcATCTTTTTCAGGATTGATAAACAATTCCCTCGTGTATATTTGTATTGAGACTCTGTGACACATGAAAGAAAGCTTCCAGATATAGTTGCTCAAAAGAATGAAAGCATCAATTTCAAAAGATGGAGAAGGAGCAGTCAATTTAAGAAGTTTGGTTATTGAGTTTCAGACCAATTGTACACTGATAGAAACATTGAACTGCATATACAATTCACAATGGCTCCAAGCCCAGATGGATTTATAGTTACCTCAGGCAGAgcataattgttttttttttcaagagaAATTATTTGAGTCAAGGCTAATTCTTATAGCAATGATGCCCCAAATCTCACAAAAAACACCAGTCAATCTCACTCCGCAAAGATAATTACTAAACCAAAATTATCATTACGATTCTGTATTCAGCCAAAATTCCCAAAGTTTGTGTTTACAACAAATCGTCCCCAAATTTTAACAAGCAACTCTAAAATTCTTGAGAGGCAAATCAATTGTCTCCTTTCCTTTTACCAATCTTCTTCAACGGCAACATGGTGATGAATGTTTGGCAAAACACCTCCATTACCAATAGTAACAGTCCCCAAAAGCTATGGCTTTTGGTTCAAGACTTGGATTTAAGGTTTGGAGGctaaactttatttttagaatacaaaaataattttttaggattttttaaataattgaaactattttaaaattctacaaaattatttaatataattaattactatttatgaagtaatttatgaaattaattaaatatttaaatactaattattcactaaataaataataattaaaacataatatatttgaggctatacattttaaatattcgaatatactAAACAAGTATCACCGTGCAGCTATAGTCGAATATTTATCGGCTATACTCCTTAAATATACACGAATATATTaaaagtacagccgcgcggcggTACTCTGtactctttaaatacatttgaaatatttagaaggtatagccgcgcggctatactcctgtatagccgcccggatataccctttaaatatattcgaatacatcagtcctgatctcttggaccacatgagtccaagagattgtggtcactcatcattggatattaatctaatggttcaaaaaagtttcttaaaatgagttcaagattgagtgaaccgttgaatttacatccaacggtgagtgaccacaaatttcttggactcctgtggtccaagagatcgggactgtcgAATACATACCTTCTTCATCATTGTCTCCTTCTTCCATGTTTATATGCCTTTCATTAAAGCTTTTGTTGCTGTACCACCCAGAACTCAAACGAATATCTAATAAGATTATTGGGAGTGTATACTCTGTAGAAAATGTAATATACTTCTAATAGTCATAGCATATGCACTCATATCATTTGACAGATTCAAATAATTAAGCCTATGTAATATACTTCTTTGAAAGTAATACATAGAGATTTGAAGGTCAGTAACATTCTCTACTTGGATGAGAACATGTACCCAAAACtttcagattttggattgGCACGTATTGTTTAAGGCACGCAGAGTTTGACAAATACTCACAAGGTTGTAGGAACAATGTAAGcatcatctctttcttttccaattctCAGAAATCTTCTTTAAAAGTTCAATCCTTGAACACACTGTCACTCATATCTGAATGAATGGCCTAGGAGGGGGCTAGGCGGGCGCTTGGCAGTCTAGGCAGTCTAGGCGGGCTCTGGCGCGcctagaagaaagaaaaggccaTTTTGGAACTCCAAGGTCTGGGACGAGATGACGATGGTGATATgaggcgagagagagagagagacgacgatgagattgaagaagacgagaggttGCGTGTtaagtttagggtttagaaaagGGCCTGGGCAAGAGAGAAGGGACTGGGCCTCAAAAAATACGACATTAAATGGATTTTGCATTATGAAATCACTAAAGTAACCACTAATAAGtaacaaataacaaattaatattttaatattttaaattacaaaaatattatactatttgtttaatatataatttatatatcctttgtttttcatgattttggtacaaatttataatttataatactaaattatttattaaaaaaagcatAGGCACTCACATAGGCTCCGATTACTCCTCTAGGCGCTAGGCCCGTGCCTGACGCCCCCTTACTGCATAGTGATTTTTCGAACATTGGGATTAACATGTTGGTAAATCAAGGTGTATCAGCACTTCATTTTACAACCCTGCAATTTTTACTGACTCCAATTCCTTTCTGTTTGTGTTCATAATTAACTAAAAATTAGTTGCATTGCATGGTGTTTAGATTTAACTTTTCCGGTATAATTTTTCTCAAGACTATAAACAAAGAAGCAATTTCGTCAGTTCTCAATTGATTGCGCAGTGGCTGTATGTCTCCGGAGTATGCCATGGGCAGGATGTtttctaaaaaatataatggCTATAGCTTCGGGGTCTTGCAATT
Proteins encoded in this region:
- the LOC18769536 gene encoding isoleucine N-monooxygenase 2, yielding MSLPYLFLDSEVTSPIALSLAFIIFMFLVKFVLKTHNKNSVPVVPLPPGPSPWPIVGCLPEMWRNRPAHRWIHSLMKKLNTDIACIRLGNVHVIPVTSPEIAREFLKKNDAVFASRPVTMATKTLSSGYLTTVVGPWGDQWRKMRRVLVADAFNPSRVHWLLGKRNEEADNLVKFLYNQCSANQNGAVVNVRIAAQFYSGSIMRKMIFNRTYFGKGREDGGPGVEEEEHVSALLTLLTYAYAFCLSDYLPWLRIFDIDGHEKKVRKAMNIVKKHQEPIVNERLQEWRDGKRNEPDDLLDVFISLKDANGQPLLSDEEIKAQTTELQLSTVDSPFNVAEWALTEMLNQPEMLKKAEEELDRVVGKKTLVQESHVPHLPYIRACAKEVMRLHPVGPFNLPHVSIADAEVAGYLIPKGSNVILSRLELGRNPRVWEQPLRFNPERHLNRAVNQQVDLEENDLRFVSFSTGRRGCMGVGLGSTIVVMLLARLLQGFSWSLPPDVDKIDFTEDQIYLKKASPLLAQAKPRLPASVYPI
- the LOC18769319 gene encoding uncharacterized protein LOC18769319, which gives rise to MSFPSFLLRFSLCNFLFSMAETSAALCFSPFSSFPSFSRAKDSSFSSLSAAFPPKSPKSHPCPSRLLRFRAKSSSDSSNSLPDDIFGFFPWSNDSEIEWVAEERVTLFTTDGLVQIGGSMVPRRVTSSNKKQGRSKANQRFQRFQESDYMDTEQGLCLGALFDIAATNGLDTGRKLCIFGFCRSIEMLSDVVEDTVLEHGGEVVAAEKAMKGGLHEKLRMTVAVPLLWGVPPASETLHLAVKSGGGIVEKVYWQWDFL